A stretch of Pomacea canaliculata isolate SZHN2017 linkage group LG6, ASM307304v1, whole genome shotgun sequence DNA encodes these proteins:
- the LOC112566462 gene encoding cytochrome P450 2J2-like isoform X2: protein MTALLEMLDINTGLALGVGVLSLLWWFSVRRPAGAPPGPWLAVPLLGHLLLLMKKDTLEQFAVWRRQYGDVFSLYLGSRLVVVLNGYKVLKEALVNNADTFSDRPHFPLLDFTTKSKGIGDTSGAVWKDQRKVSLDILRELGMGKNVLAVKIQEEIKEYIRVKSESKGQPLDLSHLTQASVSNNICSILFGKRFEYDDDVFRNNLRLIDAIIHDAGAGSAVVFLPFLRHLPGDCFKLQRFVDNSRLVLQKFIKPFVDEHNYRYEEGSEDDFIDAYIREIHHHRNRMSGSPHINNVNLLKTVFDILGGGTDTTATAILWALVYFLHHPDVQDKCYEEIHRVVGTERAPTIQDRPQLVYMEAVIMEVLRYGNVAPLSLPHTTPCDVEFGGYTIPKGTLVIPNLDSVMRDPETWGDPDRLRPERFIGEDGKLWRPEEFIPFSTGRRICLGETLARMELFLYLSTMVQQFRFLPPETGELPSLQGLMGIIHCPEHFKLRAVPRMCSKIETFE, encoded by the exons ATGACAGCTCTACTGGAAATGCTCGACATCAACACAGGCCTTGCTTTAGGCGTTGgcgtgttgtcgttgttgtggtggttttcCGTCAGACGACCTGCAGGTGCACCTCCAGGACCTTGGCTGGCTGTACCACTGCTGggtcacctgctgctgctgatgaagaaagatACTCTGGAGCAGTTCGCAGTATGGCGACGACAGTACGGTGACGTGTTCAGTCTGTACCTGGGCAGCCgcctggtggtggtgctcaaTGGCTACAAGGTCCTCAAGGAAGCGTTGGTAAACAACGCCGACACCTTCTCCGACAGGCCTCATTTCCCTTTACTGGATTTTACAACCAAAAGCAAAG GCATTGGTGACACCTCTGGTGCGGTGTGGAAAGACCAAAGAAAGGTTTCTCTGGATATCCTACGTGAGCTAGGGATGGGCAAAAACGTCCTGGCGGTAAAGATCCAAGAAGAGATCAAAGAGTACATCAGGGTCAAATCCGAGAGCAAAGGTCAGCCACTGGATCTGAGCCACTTGACCCAAGCCAGCGTGTCCAACAACATCTGCTCCATTCTCTTTGGCAAACGCTTCGAGTATGACGACGATGTCTTTAGAAACAACCTTAG GTTGATAGATGCCATTATTCACGACGCTGGGGCGGGTAGCGCTGTCgtttttctgccttttcttcGACACCTGCCAGGAGATTGCTTTAAGTTGCAACGCTTTGTGGACAACTCGCGGCTTGTGTTGCAGAAGtttattaaaccttttgtagACGAGCACAACTATAGGTATGAGGAGGGTTCAGAGGACGACTTCATTGACGCctacatcagagaaatacatcatcatcgcaaCAGAATGTCAGGATCACCTCACATCAACA ATGTTAACCTCCTGAAGACAGTCTTCGACATTTTGGGAGGTGGCACAGACACGACCGCTACAGCTATCCTGTGGGCTCTGGTTTACTTCCTTCACCACCCCGACGTGCAGGACAAGTGCTACGAGGAGATCCACAGAGTTGTCGGCACAGAGCGAGCGCCCACCATACAGGATAGACCGCAGTTAGTTTACATGGAGGCTGTCATCATGGAGGTTCTTCGTTATGGCAACGTTGCGCCACTAAGTTTGCCGCATACTACTCCATGTGACGTGGAGTTTGGCGGATACACGATCCCTAAGGGCACTTTAGTCATCCCCAACCTGGATTCTGTAATGAGAGATCCGGAGACCTGGGGTGACCCCGATAGATTGCGACCTGAACGTTTCATTGGAGAGGACGGCAAGCTGTGGAGACCTGAAGAGTTCATTCCCTTCTCTACGG GTCGGCGCATCTGTTTGGGTGAGACGCTCGCCAGAATGGAATTATTTCTATACCTGTCAACAATGGTACAACAATTCCGATTCCTGCCTCCGGAAACTGGAGAGCTGCCATCTTTGCAAGGCCTGATGGGAATAATCCATTGTCCTGAACATTTCAAGCTTCGAGCTGTGCCTAGGATGTGTtctaaaatagaaacatttgaATGA
- the LOC112566462 gene encoding cytochrome P450 2J2-like isoform X1, producing the protein MTSLLEMLDINTGLALGVGVLSLLWWFSVRRPAGAPPGPWLAVPLLGHLLLLMMKDPREQFAAWRRQYGDVFSLYLGSQLVVVLNGYKVIKDALVKNADVFSHRPHVFILDIITDSKGISDTSGPAWKDQRKVSLDILRELGMGKNVLAVKVQEEIKEYIRVISESQGQPLDLTHLTQASVSNNICSILFGKRFEYDDDVFRNNLRLIDAIIHDAGAGSAVVFLPFLRHLPGDCFKLQRFVDNSRLVLQKFIKPFVDEHNYRYEEGSEDDFIDAYIREIHHHRNRMSGSPHINNVNLLKTVFDILGGGTDTTATAILWALVYFLHHPDVQDKCYEEIHRVVGTERAPTIQDRPQLVYMEAVIMEVLRYGNVAPLSLPHTTPCDVEFGGYTIPKGTLVIPNLDSVMRDPETWGDPDRLRPERFIGEDGKLWRPEEFIPFSTGRRICLGETLARMELFLYLSTMVQQFRFLPPETGELPSLQGLMGIIHCPEHFKLRAVPRMCSKIETFE; encoded by the exons ATGACATCTCTACTGGAAATGCTCGACATCAACACAGGCCTTGCTTTAGGCGTTGgcgtgttgtcgttgttgtggtggttttcCGTCAGACGACCTGCAGGTGCACCTCCAGGACCTTGGCTGGCTGTACCACTGCTGggtcacctgctgctgctgatgatgaaagaTCCTCGGGAGCAGTTTGCAGCATGGCGACGACAGTACGGTGACGTGTTCAGTCTGTACCTGGGCagccagctggtggtggtgctcaacGGCTACAAGGTCATCAAGGACGCATTAGTAAAAAACGCCGACGTCTTCTCCCACAGGCCTCATGTTTTTATCCTGGATATTATAACCGACAGCAAAG GCATTAGTGACACCTCTGGTCCTGCGTGGAAAGACCAAAGAAAGGTTTCTCTGGATATCCTACGTGAGCTAGGGATGGGCAAAAACGTGCTGGCGGTAAAGGTCCAAGAAGAGATCAAAGAGTACATCAGGGTCATATCCGAGAGCCAGGGTCAGCCACTGGATCTGACCCACTTGACCCAAGCTAGCGTGTCCAACAACATCTGCTCCATTCTCTTTGGCAAACGCTTCGAGTATGACGACGATGTCTTTAGAAACAACCTTAGGTTGATAGATGCCATTATTCACGACGCTGGGGCGGGTAGCGCTGTCgtttttctgccttttcttcGACACCTGCCAGGAGATTGCTTTAAGTTGCAACGCTTTGTGGACAACTCGCGGCTTGTGTTGCAGAAGtttattaaaccttttgtagACGAGCACAACTATAGGTATGAGGAGGGTTCAGAGGACGACTTCATTGACGCctacatcagagaaatacatcatcatcgcaaCAGAATGTCAGGATCACCTCACATCAACA ATGTTAACCTCCTGAAGACAGTCTTCGACATTTTGGGAGGTGGCACAGACACGACCGCTACAGCTATCCTGTGGGCTCTGGTTTACTTCCTTCACCACCCCGACGTGCAGGACAAGTGCTACGAGGAGATCCACAGAGTTGTCGGCACAGAGCGAGCGCCCACCATACAGGATAGACCGCAGTTAGTTTACATGGAGGCTGTCATCATGGAGGTTCTTCGTTATGGCAACGTTGCGCCACTAAGTTTGCCGCATACTACTCCATGTGACGTGGAGTTTGGCGGATACACGATCCCTAAGGGCACTTTAGTCATCCCCAACCTGGATTCTGTAATGAGAGATCCGGAGACCTGGGGTGACCCCGATAGATTGCGACCTGAACGTTTCATTGGAGAGGACGGCAAGCTGTGGAGACCTGAAGAGTTCATTCCCTTCTCTACGG GTCGGCGCATCTGTTTGGGTGAGACGCTCGCCAGAATGGAATTATTTCTATACCTGTCAACAATGGTACAACAATTCCGATTCCTGCCTCCGGAAACTGGAGAGCTGCCATCTTTGCAAGGCCTGATGGGAATAATCCATTGTCCTGAACATTTCAAGCTTCGAGCTGTGCCTAGGATGTGTtctaaaatagaaacatttgaATGA
- the LOC112566470 gene encoding cytochrome P450 2U1-like has product MHHVMRDGGAGAVVTFLPFLRHLPGNFFKLKHIVSSILLLLNEFIKPFVDEHNRRYEEGIYEDDDFIGAYIREIHHHRNRQSGSPHINDVNLPKTVFDIFAGGTDTTSTAILWTLVYFLHHPDVQDKCYEEIHRVVGTERAPTIQDRPKLVYMEAVIMEVLRYANIAPLSVPHATSCDVEFGGYTIPKGTFLFPNLDSVMRDPEIWGDPDRFRPERFIGEDGKLWRPEEFIPFSMGRRVCMGEALARMELFLYLSTMVQQFQFLPPETGELPSLQGLLGVAYTPKHFKVRAVPRMCSTKETSE; this is encoded by the exons ATGCATCACGTTATGCGCGATGGGGGAGCGGGTGCAGTGGTCACCTTTCTGCCTTTCCTGCGGCACCTGCCTGGAAATTTCTTTAAGTTGAAGCACATTGTAAGCAGTATTCTACTTTTGCTTAATGAGTTTATCAAGCCTTTTGTAGACGAGCACAACCGCAGGTATGAGGAGGGCATATACGAGGATGACGACTTTATTGGCGCctacatcagagaaatacatcatcatcgcaaCAGGCAGTCAGGATCACCTCACATCAACG ATGTTAATCTTCCGAAGACAGTCTTCGACATCTTTGCAGGTGGCACGGACACGACCTCAACAGCTATCCTGTGGACTCTGGTTTActtccttcaccaccctgacgtgCAGGACAAGTGCTACGAGGAGATCCACAGAGTTGTCGGCACAGAGCGAGCGCCCACCATACAGGATAGACCGAAGTTAGTTTACATGGAGGCTGTCATCATGGAGGTTCTTCGCTATGCCAACATTGCTCCACTTAGTGTGCCACATGCCACCTCATGTGACGTGGAGTTTGGTGGATACACGATCCCTAAGGGCACTTTTCTTTTCCCAAACCTGGATTCTGTGATGAGAGATCCAGAGATATGGGGTGACCCCGACAGATTCCGACCTGAACGTTTCATTGGAGAGGACGGCAAACTGTGGAGACCTGAAGAATTTATTCCCTTCTCTATGG GTCGACGCGTTTGTATGGGTGAGGCGCTTGCCAGAATGGAATTATTTCTATATCTGTCAACAATGGTACAGCAATTCCAATTCCTGCCTCCGGAAACTGGAGAGCTGCCATCTTTGCAAGGCCTGCTGGGAGTAGCCTATACCCCTAAACACTTCAAGGTTCGAGCTGTGCCTAGGATGTGTTCCACAAAAGAAACGTCTGAATAA